CTAAATGCTGTAGCAATTCTCTATCTCGCGTGGAACATCCGTTTCGTGCTCGTTGCAGCCAATCTGCCAGCCTTTCGGCTGATCTGTGCAGCCGGCAAACACAGCCTACCTGTTTTCTCCCTCGGAGTACTCCTCGTCTGGGTTGCGAAGATGCTGCTGAGCACGACTGCGAACACTCCACTATCGATCCAGATAGCCATGCTCGTGATAGGTTGTCTCCTCCAGTTGACGACCGCCCGGTGCCTTGAGGAGCGCCAGCGGAAAATTATCCAACAAAAGGATGTGACGGCGACGATGTCCCTGCAACGAGGCATAACCGGCGGCAGCGCGAATAATGGGGCTTGGTGCGAGAACGTCGATCCAAGCGATTTGGCGTCACGGACTCGGTTACCGAAAGCAAGTGCCATTACGCGCTGTTGAATAGAGGCTTATTGTTTTTCCATTAGAATCTGCCGCGCATGCATCAAGTATGAGCGCTCCATATGACCTGCGCGCGATCCTACGCCACAGCGATTGTCGAGGAGCGGCGAACCTGTCCGGATATTTCCACCCGAGCCCACGCAGACAACGGCGACGTAGTCAGAAAAATACAAGGCAACGGCTGGAAAGGGTCGATCAGGCGCCCGCCGCTACTGGTTAGAAGTCCGTGCGCCGAACCTGAGGGAGAAAGGTTGACATAGCCTGACCGAGCCGGAAGCCAAGACTACCAAGAACTTCGGCGCTGCAATGTTTTAGCTTGCTCCATAAATATGAACCTCGATGCTTGCAGTCGACCGGTACTCGCATTGGGCCTACCGAAGGTCATCGTCCAGATGTTCCAGCACGCCCTTTATTTTGAAGTGAGCATATAAGTTGGGCTCGCGGTCGAGTAGATCTCGCCAGTCATGTTCGGATATAAGCCCGAGGCGGAACTCCCGAAGAAGGAACTGTTGCTCTGCGGTCAGTTGCGGCAATTCGTCTGGCTCGGACCAACCGAACATGACGTAGTCGACCACTTTTCGCAGTATGTGCCGCATTGCTCCACTATGCCGAGTGCAAGCACTTGATGCAAGACGATTACGGCAAACAGCCGCGAGGATTGAGGAGAGTCCGACCGGCCAAATCGGGCTCGACAATCGCCTTGACCGCCGAGCGCATTGTGGCGGTTCTTCCGCGGCTGAAAGGCTCGGTAATCCGGTGCACTTGGCTTCCCCCCCTGTGAACGAGGAATTTTACACCTCAACAACCTAATCGAGCTCTGATCCAATCTCTTCACGCATTCCAGTGGGCGCGCGCAAGATCATGCCGTTCATCCGCGCCGTCTTGATAACGATCATTGTAGCCGCGATAGCTCAGTACTCGCCGCCGCGGTGGCGATCAAAATCGCCCTCACCTACTTCAACGGAGACGTCGACGCTGCCACGCCATGGATGCAGTTCAGGGCGGTCACTTCATTCATCAGTGGTGCGGCGGGCTATTTCGCGTTGCGTATGGGCATTTCCATGGCCCCGGAGAGGGAGACTTGTCATGTCAACGATTTTTAGGTTTCATTGCCCCAAAGGACAAGGATTGAAGAAATGAGAAGTCGCAGATTCAAGGTTGAATTCCCGCCGATCATACTCGGGCGCCAGAAGGGCGCACCGACATTGATCGGAGTTGGAAATGCATCACAAGCGACGGAAACCAAAGCACGCGCGATCGGGCTGCCTTCTGTGCAAGCCGCATAAAGCGAATGGCGCCTGTGCGAGACATCACAACATGAAGCTCGGCAACCTTCGGCGTTATCAGGCTGGTACACATCGGCTTCGTTGCGAGGGTCTTCGCTAGACCATCCCCAAGAACCCGAGGCTACCCTCTCGGGTTTTGCTTTCCAGTCCTGAAAAGAAGAGCCCCTGCCGTCCAACGGCAGAAGCTCAGGTGGTATGCAAGATCGCCTCGGCAACATTCGCGGCCGGCTAGCTGTGAGAGACGATCCGCCGGAGAGAATAGGTGTGTATTAACCTGAAGCAAGGCAGCCCAAAGGGTGATGCCCGGGAGGCGTAAACGCATACGTTTCAGGAAGTTGAGAGGACATACTCCCAGCTGAATGGATCGTTCTAGTTGGACATATCCATTGCGCGATGCGCAGCAACCACACCAGTGTTGGCTATTCGGAGCGGCTTCCCTACGATGCCAAGGAACTTGGCGATGTCGGTCGTTAGATGACGCGAGACATAGATGACGTCGCGGTTGTTCACCGGGAACGTCTGCCCAGCGAGGAGGCTATCTGGGCGGCTCATGTCGAAGCGATAGACGAGGGGCACTCGCCCATACCTATCCGGGCGCATCCCCTTTTGAAGCATTGCGTCGTACCGCGCCCTGCCCAATAGACTTGCCGCGATCTCGGCCTCCTCATAGCGGAAAACGAAGAACCCCTCGGCGTCTGTCGCGAAATCCTTGGCGCCGCCGTTCATCCCCACCGCCTCTATCAAGCTGAGATCGCGGGAGCCGAAGGGCTGTCGGCTGTTTGCTTTGACCGCTCCGAGAACGGTGAACTGCCTGGGGTCATTGACAAGCGTTATCTCGTCACCGGGCCGAACCCAGATATTTTCAGCTGGATTGTTGATGAGAGTACTCATCAAAATGGTACCAGATTTGTTCCCGCGGGTGACGGTGACAAAGGTGTCATAGGTTTCGCCCCGCACCCCGCCGGCCTTCGTGATCACATCAGTGAGTTGCTCACCGGACAGGTTCAGCGGGACGACAGCCGCGATGTTGACGGCACCCGTGACCGTTACATTCCGAGACGCGGTGTCCAGCGAAGTGACGATGACGTCGGGCTCAACAGCTTTGCCCTTCAGCGCCTCGCCAATGCCCTGCCTCGCCATCTCAAGGGTGAGACCTGCAAGCCTCACTTCGCCGACATATGGAATGGCACCCTTTCCGTTCGGCTGGACCACGACCTCCAGGTTGGATACCTTAGATTTCGAGGTGGAGAAAAGTCCATCGGTCCCAGCTTCGAATATAGAGATTAAGAGGCGATCGCCTATTCCGATTGTCGCACGCGCTGGACGACCACCGAATCCGAGGCGCTTGGAGAGCGTTGATTTTGAATACGAGGAAATCGTGGCTGCGGATCGGCTATCCACGTCTACGACCTCATAGACCGTAGCGCTCTCGCGGCGCAATTCCTGCGGCGATTTACCTGCGTCGGAGAGAATATCGCCGGTTAGCGGCCCCTCTCCTGGAACTGCCGACTGACAAGATGCCAGTGCAGAAACGAGAAACAGGACACCAATGCGCTTCAAGCGTTCTCTCCTTCGGAGGCTGATGAGGAAGGCTATTCGCGAGTCTTAGGACCCAAGAAGCCCCCAGTCTGAGCGTTCGATTTCACAGACGCCGCAGCAATTTCACGCCTTTGCCGCCGTGGCAAGAGGCCAACAGAGCGATCAGATCGTAGATGACATAACGAAATCAGGGGTGTTGCGAGCGAGCATCCCCAGTTGCTATTGATGGCCGAGCTCAATCCTTCCAGAAGAGCGGGGTCAGGATGACCAGCACCGTCAGGATTTCGAGACGGCCAAGCAGCATCATGACCGACAGCAGATAAAGGGCGGGATCTGACAAGGTCGAGAAGTTGCCGGCCGGCCCGATGATCGGCCCGAGCCCAGCGCCGACATTGGAGAGCGCCGTAGCAACGGCGGAGGCCCCTGTGACGAGATCATAGCCCATGGCGCCCATCGCCAGGCTGCCGAACGCCCAGATGAACATGTATGCCGTGAAGAACATGAACACCGTGCGCTGGACATCGATATCGACGAGGCCCTTGCCGTAACGCACCGTATGCACCGCATTCGGGTAGATCAGCTTGAAGAGTCCTGCCCGAATGGAATTGAAGATGATGATGAACCGGTAGGCCTTCATGCCGCCGGCTGTCGAGCCGGAACAGCCGCCCATGAAGGTGGCGGCAAAGGCGAGCGCGACAATGAACTCCCCCCACAGCATGTAGTCATCGCTGGCAAAGCCGGTCGTCGAGAGGATCGACGAGACCGTGAAGAACCCATGCGCAAGCGCATCGTTTGCGGCAACGCCGTTGGCAACCCGCTGATAAAGGCTGGCGGCAAGCGCAAGCACGGTCAGATAGGACAGGAAAACGATGATCTGCGGATCCTTCAGCGTGTCGAGGCGACCACGCACGATGAAGAGAATGAGTACCGAAAACGGCAGGCTGCTCAAGGTCATGAAGAACGTGGCGACCCAGAGGATCGGTAGGCTTTTGAAATACCCGAGCGAGGCGTCATGCGTGGAGAAACCTCCGGTCGCAATCGTCGACATCGCATGGTTCAGCGCGTCGAAGCGGCTCATGCCGAGATAGGAGTAGATGATCGTACAGGCGACCGTCAGCACCACGTAGATGAGAATGAACGCGCGCGTGAAGGTGACGATCCTGGCGAAAGGCTTCTCGGTCGTATCCGAGGATTCCATCTTGAAGAAGGACATGCCGCCGACACGCAAATAGGGCATGACGAAGAGACCGAGCGCCACGATCCCGATGCCGCCGAGCCAATGCAATAGCGAACGCCATAGAAGAATGCCCGGCGGGGCGAAGTCGAGACCGGTGATGACAGTCGAACCGGTCGTGGTGATGCCGGAGACGGATTCGAAGAGGGCCTTTGCGAAATCAAGCTTGAGCGACGACAGCCAGAAAGGCACCGCTCCAACCAGCGAGATGACGAGCCAGAGAAGGTTGACGACGAGGAAGCCCATCTTGCGACTGAAGGGCGGCGGGCCACCCTGGGTCGCCGCCATCGTCAGGAGCGAGATGCCCCCGGTGATGAAGGCCGACACCGCAAAGATCCGCCAGTCCGGATGCCCGTAAAACAGGTCGACCGCCGCAGGAAGAAGCATCGCCAACGACAGGTAGAAGGCTGCCTTGGCGGCGATGTTGATCGCGGACTGGTAGAGCGGTGCATGCAAGGGTCGATGGCCTCAGCGCGGTTGCCCGAAAGCCCGAATCGGCTGTTGGGATAGGCGGCCATTCAATCTGAAAGACGCGCGATTCGCACCCGCTGCGGCTGGCAGCCTCGTCGGGCCGAGACCAAGAACCAGTTTTCGATCTTGTAATCCCGTCGTTTCATCGCTGTCGTTGGGGCGCGCGAATGCGCGAATAGGTCAATGCACTGCACTTTCCACAGCCGTTCTGCGGCATTTTGCCCAATCAATTCTAACTCACGAAAAGATCAGGGCTTTCGGGCGCGACAAGTCATCACCTTGACTTATTTCTGCGTGTAAAGCCTGCTTCATCCATTCCACATACAACCTTTGAGCTAGACCGATGACCCCCGCCCGCTTCACCCAATGCCTTCTCGTTCTTCGCTGGACGCCGATCAATCTGGCGAGCGCCCTGCATTGCAACCTGGCATGGATCGAGGCGATGGAGACTGGCGAGGAGAAGGTGCCGGAGGAACTCGCGACATGGCTCGAGACGCTGGCGCGGACCCACGAGGAACTCGGCATCCCCGTCACCTATCGCGGCAAGGGCCTGGAGCCCGCGCCAAGCAGAACGGCGCGGCGTTGAGGAATGCAGCCCGAAGCTGATCTGGCCGCGGGCAGCGCCTCGCGCCAGGAGGTTCAGTTGCCCTCCGGCGCGATCGCCAATGCACCGGCAGGGCTAAGCGTGCCGCAGCGCCACAGCCGATAGGACTGCTGCGTATCCCAGTCGTAATAGTAGGCCGCATCCAACCGTTTCGCCTTGGCGAACTCGGAAAAGACGGTTCGCATGGCGGTCATCGCTCCCTCGCGCTGCCGATCGTCAACGGGGCAGCTACGCGCTGTGTTGGCAATCCCCCACTCCGTCACCCAGCATGGCCGACCGCTCGCCGAAGGCTTGCAAAAATCGAGGAGCCTCGTGACGATGGGCTTAATTGCTTCCGGATCTTTGCGGGCGGGATAGATGTGGATGCCGTAGGCATCGACAAGCTCGTCCATTCCTCGGGCGCGCAGAAGCGCTATAACCTCAGCCGGATCGAGCCGTTCCATGCCTTGCCTGTCCGCCTCCTTGGCACCCATGTCGGAGAGCCCGGCGGAGACGATGGCGGCGCTACTGCTGCTCGCACTTTTGCGCATTTCGTCACGGGTGATCTTGAGCGCCTTGATGTAGCGATCCAGGCCCTCTTCGAATGCGGCACGATCTTTGAGATCGGCAACGGTTCGCGGCGTCTGCAGGCCGGGCTTCCGATAGACCGCAAGGTCGCCATTGTAACCGGCAAGGTTGATCTCGTTTCCAGGCTCGACCGCATCGAGACGAACACCAAGGGCATCCAACCGCGCGAGCGCATCGCGAAGGCCCAGGCGATATCGGTCGAGATCCAGATCCGACAGGCGATTGATATCCCAGATGCGCTCCTGGCCGCTCCTGGGCCGTACCGCATCGCCGTAGTAGCTTTTGTTCGAAAGCTGGATTTCGAGCAGGATGTGCAATCCCAACCGGCTCGCGATGCCGACCGCCTCGATGCTCTTGTCGACCGGCCGCGACAGAGAAAGGCGCACGTGCGTGACGCCACTATCAGCGATCTCCTTCAGCACCCGCTCCTGGTCGGCACGGTCGAGCCAGGCGAGATTGAGCCGATTGACCCCATAGCGCGCCGCAGCGCCGTCCTCGGCCAACACTGGCGGGGCACAGGCGATCACCACCAGGGAAAGCCAGGCGGCAAGGAGCTGCGCCCTTGGCGCTGCTCTCGTCATATGGCGATTAAATGCCAACCTGTTTGAGCGCACTTTGGAAGTTCGCCTCGCAGGCCGAATACCGCTCGGTGACAGCCTGCACATCGATCTTGGACAGGAAGTTGGCAAGGTGGGCGCGCTTATCGCCTTCGCGGTTCCACACGCCAGCCTCGATATAGGGAAAGCCGATGAATTCGAGCATCTCGCGCATGCGGTCGTCGACGGCGATCATCAGCGACGGCGTACCCGCCTGCATGCCGATGACGCAACCGTGGAAGCGCCGCCCGATGCAGAGGTCCCTCGACGACGACCAAGCGCGCCACTGGTTGGTGTCGAAGAACACCATGAGCTCGTTCTCTCGCTGCCATTTCTCCTGGTGCTTGTACTCGGTCTTGCCGGTGATGCGTCCGCTCGATCGGTCGTAGACCGGGGCGTTGTCGTCGACGGGAAGCGTAAGGTTGTAGGCGACGATCTCGTCCTGGATGACGTAGCTTGCGACGCTATCGGGCTTCAGCAGCGCGTGGGCATCGACGATCGTGTCGGCCACGCTGCCGAGATAACCGCCGAGAGCAAGCTTCTGCGCCGATGCGAGATCCGCATTGGCAAGCGACGTCAGCGAGCGTCGCATCTCGTTCGGTGCGAAGAAGAGCGACGGGCAGCCGGTCGGCTTGACGAACTTCATGCCCTCGGCCCTCAGGAACTCCGCGGTGAAATAGCCGCGGGTCAGGAAGAAGCTCTCTTTCTGCTTCAACACCTCGAGGAACCGCAAAGTACCGGCCGGCAGGTTCTCCTTGAGCCCTTCACGTTTCTGGATGCCGATACCCATCACCAGCACCGGCATTTTCAGTTTCTCGAAGACATCGGCCTCGAGATCGGCCGAATAGCCCGGGCGCAGCAGGTTCGCCGAGGCGAACACGCACATGTCGAATTCCTTGTTCAGGGCTTCGTAGACGTCGTTGGCTCCACGGCTGTTGACCAGGTGCCAGAACGGTACATAGGTCACGTCATGGCCGCGCAGGGCGTAGGCTGCGCCCTCGCCGATCAGGTAGTTGCCGGTGTTGGCGATCTTTTTGACCTGATCAACCAGTTCCTTCTTGCTTCGGATATCGTCGAAGTAGGGCTTGTGATGGACCGTCGCACCGGAAACGCGCGCGACGGTACGCTGGAGATAAGAAGGAATTCCGGTGAGCAGGATACGCATCGATACACCTGATTTGTGGGCTGGCCGACATTGTTGACGAAGGACGAGAGCGGCATGAGGAGACGTATGTGCAGTCTTCCCCATCCCGCCCGAAATTTATGAAACCGGTCGCATGCATGCCCCGGGTCGAACGTACCCGAGGCATGCATGCGATTTACTGGCCGATGCCGATCTCGCGCAGCACCGTTCGGAAATTGCGTTCGCGGTCGGAGTAGCGGTCAACCAGTTCGGACGCGTTCAGGCCGGCCAGATGCTCGGCAACGAATTGCGCGCGGTTCTCCGCCTTTTCGAGATCCTGGACGTCGACGGCCGGCAGGCCGGTAAAGCCCAGCATTTCGCGCATGCGATCGTCGACCGCCACCATCAGGCTCGGCACACCAGCCTGCATGGCGATGATCGAACCGTGGAACCGCCGGCCGAAGTTGAAGTCCATGTGCGAGGCCCAGGCGCGCCACTGGTTGGTATCGAAGAAGGTGCGCACATCGAACGGCACCTTCTGTCGGTCTGCGCCCGGGAAAGTCAGATCGCCGAGCATTTTGCCAGAGCAGGAGTCGAAGACCCTGCCGTCGGCATCCGGCTCGACTTTCATGTCGAAATGCAGGAACTCGTCCTGAATGACATATTGCGGCTTCGCGCCTTCGGGGTTCAACGCAAGAGCATCAACGATGCAGTCGTGATTGGCGCCGAGATAGCCCGAGAAGATCGTCTTTGCCTGGCCGATCTTGACGTTAGGGAGCTTGCGCATCGACGCACGCATGTTGTTCGGCGCGAAGTAGACCGATGGGCAACCGGTCGGTCGTACAAACTTGAAGCCCTGGTCCTTCAGATAGCCGGCCGTCTCATAACCGCGGGTCAGGAAATAATGTTCGCGGTCCTTGAGCACATCGAGCAGCCGCTTCGTTCCCTCCGGCAGGCCGGTTTCCAGATCCTTGCGGTTCTGGTGGCCGATGCCGAGCATCACGATCGGCATGTTGAGCTTGCTCAGGACATCAGCCTCCGCATCCGCAGAGAGTCCCTTGCGCAGGAGGTTCGCGCAGGTGAAGACGCAGATATCGAAGTTGTTGTTGAACTCTTCGAAACCGGTGCCGTTCTTGTGGCAATTGTAGAGGTGCCAGAACGGAATCTGCTTGGCATGGGGGGCAATGGCGCGCAGCGCCCCCTCACCGATCAGATAGTTTCCGGTATTGCTGATATTGCGAAGCTCCTGAAGAAACTCGTCCTTCGATTCGGGCTGCTTTTGCCGTTCCGAATAGGAAACCGACAGGCCATTCGCGCCATTGGCGAGGCGCGTGTAATGACCAGGAATTCCCGTCAGGAGGATTCTTGGACGCATGCGTATGTCCCTTCTAGTTGAAAAGTCGCCCGGCGCGCTCAAACTGCTGCTGCAACGCCGGTATTGGATGCTTCACGCGCACGAATGACCTTGGCGCGCGAAAGAGATGAGTTGCTCACGGAGGTGTCGCACCAACCAAGGAACTCCGCGAAAGAGTTGGGCCAGGCGCGGCGCGCCGCAGTCCTGAGGCAGCCTTCCATGATGGGAGCGAGCAGGTTCCGGTCACGAGCAACCTCGGCGATCGCCTTGACCATATCCCGCACGACTTGAGGGTCGGATGGCGCGCAGATCAGGATTCCGTCTTCGCGATCAACGATAAGCTCGTCGACTGCCCCGACTGCCGTCGCAATAGGGACACAGCCAAGCTGCTGCGCTTCCGCGATCATCAACGGCGCACCTTCCCAGCGTGACGGCATGACCAACACGTCGGCCCAGCCGAGCGCCTTGATCAGATCCCGGCTGGCAAAGACAGGCGGACGCACGTCCACACCAAGCTCCTTGAGCCGATCCGTCCAGGAGAAGCTGGCGTCGGCCAGGATCTCGCCACCAATCGCCCGGGCGTCAAACGGCACATGCGCCGCGCGCAGTTCCGAGATCGTCGCGGCGAGCCGGTCAATGCCCTTCTGCTGGTCGAGGCGGCCCATGTAGAGGATCCTCAACCGATCGTCCTTGCGCTCGATCCGCCGCACCTGGAGCACTTCCGCAAGCACCTTGGGCGGCACGGAGAAACTCGCACCGTTCGGAACCGCGAAGATTTTCTCAAGCGGCACGCCGAAGCTGTGCAGATAGAACTTGAGCTGCTCGGAGCAGGTCAGGAAGGCATCGTAGCAATGCTCATGCGCAATCGCGGCGAAAGGCTGGCCGGCCGGGCGCTTGAACGGCGTGTTGTCAACGACGTGCAGATAGCAGGCCGTGCGCGTCCCTTCGGAACGCAGGCGCGCGATCAGCGGGTGCATCGCCATGACGTGGTTGTTGATGACGAGATCGAAGCCCGAAAGCTGGCCCTTCAACGCGCCCCAGTCGACCTCGTGATGTTCGGCAATGAAGTCCTGTCCGAGGAACGAGCCGGAGCCGCCCCAGGCAGGAATACCCTGATCCCAGAAATGAACGTAGTCGAAGCTCGCATCGAATTCGTCGATCACATCCATCCGGCTGGTGCCGAGCGCGAACAGGTGCGTCTCATAGCCGGCGGCGCGCAGTTCGCGGGACGCGGCATAGATAACTTTTTCCGCGCCGCCGAAGGAGGCATTCGGCACCAGTAGTGCTGCCGTCTTCTTTCCGGCCTCGCTGTGCCCGAGAGGCAGTACAGGCGAGCCACCGATTTCGGTGCGCAAGGCTTTATGCAGATCGGAATAGGGCATCAGCCGTGGCGGGCGCCAGGTCCAGCGGCGACCGGCGGTTCGGCGCAGCGGGCTCGTGGCGATCGCGTTGACGCAGTTGATCATGACCTGCTGCGGTGTGATGAGTGTCCGGCGCGGCAGGGCTCTTGGGAACGGGAACCGCACATTGAGGACCGCCGACGTCGGCCAGACCTGCTGGCTGCCGATCGAGGCGAACCAGTCGAGCGCGTTGTTGCGAATGACGTCGCGCAAAAGCGCCGTCGATATGAAGATGAGGTCCGGCTGTCCGACGTGCTCGGCCCCAGCATCGAGGAACGTCGGCTCGATCTTGCGCTGCGTGGCGTCGTTGCCGAGGTGGACGAATACGACGTTGGCCTTTTCGCTCAATCGCTCAAGATGGCAAAGCACGTTCGGCAGCATGCGCGAGCGCAAGAGCAGGTCGATTGTCGCCCCGCTTCCTGCCATCACGAACGGCGGGAAGTGCACATTGTCCGGCTCGCCGGCATTTGCCCAGAAGGCTGGAATGATGTCGTCGAGGCGCAGCCGCTTCGGTTGCTTGGTCGGGTCTGTGAAGAACGAGATCGCCGCGTCTTCGGTACGAGCGAAGAGATAGCGCGGGCATTCCTCGTGTTCGAAGTCGACGAGCATCGGTCGCTGGAAAAGAGCCCGGTGACGCTTCCTGAGGAAGCTTACGGATGTCGCGCGGTCGCGGTTTGCTTCCTTGAACCGGCTTTCCGCCCGAAGGCGGTATTCGAACGTCGTCTCGTGGCAAGGCGTGCCGACGAAGCCATGTTCGACGCAGGAAAGCCAGAATTCCCAGTCCTCGAAACCGTTCTGCCGGTCGTCGTTGAAACGAATGCCCTCCCGGAAGACGTCGATCGAGATCATCGAGCCGGTATCGCAGATGTTGTCGGTAATGCAGTGAACCAACCTGGAATAGTGGTTTCCGTAGTGCGCCCGCCAGCTCACGGAGAAGGTGTCGATATTGGTGTAGACCCAGCCCGCGCCGCTCTCACGCAACTGCCGGTAAAGGGTCTCGATGGTGCCCGGCAGAACGCGATTGTCGGCGTCGAGAAAATAGACGGCCTTCGCTTCGGCCAGGTTTTCGAGCACGTAGTCGATGGCGCGGTTGCGTGCGCCACCAGGCCCCGCATTGCGACCGAAGACCACATGAATGTCGGGATGGGCCGCAGAAAACAACAGTAGCTGATCGAAGGTTTCGTGCCGCGGATCGCCGTCGACGGAGACGACAATGGCGATCCGGCAATCTGAAAGCGTCGAGGCCAATGCGGACTCGATTGCTTCGAGCGCCAGCGCCGCGTGCCCATAGAGCGGCATGGTTATCGCAATGAGGTCGTGTGGATCGCTGCTACTTGACATGAGACGCCCCCCCCGACTGCTTCACCATCCGGAAGCCCGACACCTTGAGCCAGGAAAAATCGACCGAGTCGGTCACGGCCCGGCTGAGGATCATCAGATCCATGGGCTGACGTACCGGCTCGTCCAATTGGAAGTTGATGTTGATCGGTTGCTGGTTCGTGACCTCGCGCCAGCCGCTGAAGAAGGCCGAAGGCTTCACCGAGCCCTTGCGGGCAAGTTCGGCGACCTCCGAGCGTGGGTTCGAATTCGCGGGCGCAAGCAGGAAGCTGACGGCGGCCGGCGCCCCCTTTGGGTGATCGACGATAGCGCTTGCGGAAAACGATATGGTCCCCGGCTCGACCGCACGGCCGACGGCGCCGGCCGAGACACCGCTCGGTAGCGGATGGCAGACGACGGCGTGTTCGTGCTCCAGGAAGCGTACCGTCTGAAACTCTGGAACGACCGGCGTGACGGAGACGTCAACGATTTGGCTGAGCAGATCCACCGACAGCCGGTAATCCTCGATGAAGTGGCCGTCGAGCAGTGCCGTCGGCGCGATCATGTTGGGCATGCGTGTCGGCTTGACGCCGGGAAGGCCCGTATAGATGCGGAACGCGAGTGGACGCAGATCGAGATCGGCATGACGGGTTTCTGAGCGTGCCGTGTAGTGCTCGCTGGCAATGGGGTAGCCGAGCGAAAGTCCGATAGTTTCCGAGCCCGTCGTGGACACTCTCACCCGCAAGGTTCTCGCGCCGCCCCCACAGGTGCGCGGCAATGCAAAGAAGTTCCAGGTCGGGACCAGTTGCGAAAACGGCACGGCCCATTCGGCCACGCCTTCACCGCTTTCGACATAACTCAGGACGACGACCAGTTCGCCACCATCTCGCGGCACGGAATTGAAATGGAGCGCGATGCCTGCCACTCCGTGGCTGGAAACCGGCAGGAGTTGTTCGACGAAGGCATTGGCGATCAGGTGGCCGACTCCTTCGTCCTTTGGGTCGACATAGGGGTCGTGCGCAAAGACTTCGGTGACCGGCTCCCAGTTGCGTGCCTGAAATGCGTCTTCGAGCGCACGGTAGTTTTCGAGCAGCGTTTCACGCTCCCGGCGCAGCAGCGCAAGCTCAGAGGTGATTGCGCTTGAGAACCGCGCAAGGCGGCCGACACCGCCATCCACGAGCGCTTGAATGAGCGCTGCACTTTCTGTCGCAGTATGGACGCTCAAGCGCTTGACCGGAAAATCCGGCACGGTGCCAAGCGCACGCAAGGACACGAGCTGCTCTGCAAGGTCCTCCTCTCCTTCTTTCGAGAAGGCAACCCCGATCAGCGGGAATACATTTTCGAGAGTGGCCTGGGCCCGGTCGCCCTTGGGAAGAAAATGAACCAGGTGCTCGATACCACTACCGGCGACATCAGCCCTATCGTGATCCGATGCCACCACCAGCTTTCGCTTCGCCTGCGAATACCTCACGCCAGAAGACATCAACTCTTGCACGCGCCACCTTCAAAAAATGAACAACTTCCCTCTGAGGTTGAATTCGCCAAAACGAAATAAATCGGCGAATTCAAGCTTCTAAGAAAAGCATATCAAGGTTATTTGCAGTGCACAATAAGTGATATTTGAGTTTCTCATGAAATAATACTTCGGTTTTTGAAGTATTATACAGATGCCACCAATGAAATATTGGGGGTAGAGGCGCCGCTTATTGCCTTATCGAGCAACGTCATCTGTCGCGCGATGCAGTCCCCCAACCGGAAGCGCTGCTCGATCGTCCGTCGAGCGGCCGCGCGCATCTCGGTATGCCTTTCCGGATGACGGAGCGCTTCCGAAAGAGCCC
The nucleotide sequence above comes from Ensifer adhaerens. Encoded proteins:
- a CDS encoding polysaccharide biosynthesis/export family protein, with translation MKRIGVLFLVSALASCQSAVPGEGPLTGDILSDAGKSPQELRRESATVYEVVDVDSRSAATISSYSKSTLSKRLGFGGRPARATIGIGDRLLISIFEAGTDGLFSTSKSKVSNLEVVVQPNGKGAIPYVGEVRLAGLTLEMARQGIGEALKGKAVEPDVIVTSLDTASRNVTVTGAVNIAAVVPLNLSGEQLTDVITKAGGVRGETYDTFVTVTRGNKSGTILMSTLINNPAENIWVRPGDEITLVNDPRQFTVLGAVKANSRQPFGSRDLSLIEAVGMNGGAKDFATDAEGFFVFRYEEAEIAASLLGRARYDAMLQKGMRPDRYGRVPLVYRFDMSRPDSLLAGQTFPVNNRDVIYVSRHLTTDIAKFLGIVGKPLRIANTGVVAAHRAMDMSN
- a CDS encoding TrkH family potassium uptake protein, yielding MHAPLYQSAINIAAKAAFYLSLAMLLPAAVDLFYGHPDWRIFAVSAFITGGISLLTMAATQGGPPPFSRKMGFLVVNLLWLVISLVGAVPFWLSSLKLDFAKALFESVSGITTTGSTVITGLDFAPPGILLWRSLLHWLGGIGIVALGLFVMPYLRVGGMSFFKMESSDTTEKPFARIVTFTRAFILIYVVLTVACTIIYSYLGMSRFDALNHAMSTIATGGFSTHDASLGYFKSLPILWVATFFMTLSSLPFSVLILFIVRGRLDTLKDPQIIVFLSYLTVLALAASLYQRVANGVAANDALAHGFFTVSSILSTTGFASDDYMLWGEFIVALAFAATFMGGCSGSTAGGMKAYRFIIIFNSIRAGLFKLIYPNAVHTVRYGKGLVDIDVQRTVFMFFTAYMFIWAFGSLAMGAMGYDLVTGASAVATALSNVGAGLGPIIGPAGNFSTLSDPALYLLSVMMLLGRLEILTVLVILTPLFWKD
- a CDS encoding glycoside hydrolase, which translates into the protein MTRAAPRAQLLAAWLSLVVIACAPPVLAEDGAAARYGVNRLNLAWLDRADQERVLKEIADSGVTHVRLSLSRPVDKSIEAVGIASRLGLHILLEIQLSNKSYYGDAVRPRSGQERIWDINRLSDLDLDRYRLGLRDALARLDALGVRLDAVEPGNEINLAGYNGDLAVYRKPGLQTPRTVADLKDRAAFEEGLDRYIKALKITRDEMRKSASSSSAAIVSAGLSDMGAKEADRQGMERLDPAEVIALLRARGMDELVDAYGIHIYPARKDPEAIKPIVTRLLDFCKPSASGRPCWVTEWGIANTARSCPVDDRQREGAMTAMRTVFSEFAKAKRLDAAYYYDWDTQQSYRLWRCGTLSPAGALAIAPEGN
- a CDS encoding polysaccharide pyruvyl transferase family protein; protein product: MRILLTGIPSYLQRTVARVSGATVHHKPYFDDIRSKKELVDQVKKIANTGNYLIGEGAAYALRGHDVTYVPFWHLVNSRGANDVYEALNKEFDMCVFASANLLRPGYSADLEADVFEKLKMPVLVMGIGIQKREGLKENLPAGTLRFLEVLKQKESFFLTRGYFTAEFLRAEGMKFVKPTGCPSLFFAPNEMRRSLTSLANADLASAQKLALGGYLGSVADTIVDAHALLKPDSVASYVIQDEIVAYNLTLPVDDNAPVYDRSSGRITGKTEYKHQEKWQRENELMVFFDTNQWRAWSSSRDLCIGRRFHGCVIGMQAGTPSLMIAVDDRMREMLEFIGFPYIEAGVWNREGDKRAHLANFLSKIDVQAVTERYSACEANFQSALKQVGI
- a CDS encoding polysaccharide pyruvyl transferase family protein, coding for MRPRILLTGIPGHYTRLANGANGLSVSYSERQKQPESKDEFLQELRNISNTGNYLIGEGALRAIAPHAKQIPFWHLYNCHKNGTGFEEFNNNFDICVFTCANLLRKGLSADAEADVLSKLNMPIVMLGIGHQNRKDLETGLPEGTKRLLDVLKDREHYFLTRGYETAGYLKDQGFKFVRPTGCPSVYFAPNNMRASMRKLPNVKIGQAKTIFSGYLGANHDCIVDALALNPEGAKPQYVIQDEFLHFDMKVEPDADGRVFDSCSGKMLGDLTFPGADRQKVPFDVRTFFDTNQWRAWASHMDFNFGRRFHGSIIAMQAGVPSLMVAVDDRMREMLGFTGLPAVDVQDLEKAENRAQFVAEHLAGLNASELVDRYSDRERNFRTVLREIGIGQ